In Dama dama isolate Ldn47 chromosome 20, ASM3311817v1, whole genome shotgun sequence, a single window of DNA contains:
- the LOC133040939 gene encoding glutathione S-transferase Mu 1-like: protein MAMTLGYWDIRGLAHAIRLLLEYTESNYEEKKYTMGDAPDYDRSQWLNEKFKLGLDFPNLPYLIDGAHKLTQSKAILRYIARKYNMCGETEAEKIRVDVLENQAMDTANELAILCYNPEFEKLKSQYLKEIPGKMKLYSEFLGRRPWFAGDKLTYVDFLVYDLLDIHRIFEPKCLDEFPNLKDFVSRFEGLKRISAYMKSSRFLPHPVYSKMAVWGSK, encoded by the exons ATGGCAATGACCCTGGGTTACTGGGACATCCGCGGG CTGGCCCATGCCATCCGCCTGCTCCTGGAGTACACAGAATCAAACTATGAGGAAAAGAAGTACACGATGGGGGACG CTCCCGACTATGACAGAAGCCAGTGGCTGAATGAAAAATTCAAGCTGGGCCTGGACTTCCCCAAT TTGCCCTACTTAATTGATGGAGCTCACAAGCTCACCCAGAGCAAGGCCATCCTTCGCTACATTGCTCGCAAGTACAACATGT GTGGGGAGACAGAGGCGGAGAAGATTCGCGTGGATGTATTGGAGAACCAGGCTATGGACACTGCTAATGAGTTGGCTATACTCTGCTACAACCCTGAATTT GAGAAACTAAAGTCTCAATACTTGAAGGAGATCCCTGGAAAGATGAAGCTCTACTCAGAGTTTCTGGGGAGGAGGCCTTGGTTTGCAGGGGACAAG CTCACCTATGTGGATTTCCTGGTTTATGACCTTCTTGACATTCACCGCATATTTGAGCCCAAGTGCCTGGATGAATTCCCAAACCTGAAAGACTTCGTTTCTCGTTTTGAG GGCCTGAAGAGGATCTCTGCCTACATGAAGTCTAGCCGCTTCCTCCCACACCCTGTGTATTCGAAGATGGCCGTGTGGGGCAGCAAGTAG